A single window of Aspergillus flavus chromosome 4, complete sequence DNA harbors:
- a CDS encoding O-methyltransferase-domain-containing protein — MDDKGTLAELQQVIEKYNKDDPSSWMRLEDALEKVRRELVPPQIFTMKQRLQTVNNVCIVVALEMGLFKTLAANVGKSLTAEDLSKTTGYNVSLIARVMRVITSIGFANETGYQTYTANGCTLAQNNPGNIGGLIISNDIVFPVASRIRQYLQQNKPVDIAKTPPAYDFAMGETIWQTLAKNIEWKTGFDDNMTARNKTLSVPWHLKYPVGERLAAGSLSAKPIIVDVGGNQGVDLQRFADTFPELECELILQDLPETIAGIPGQLDSRIKPTAHDFFTEQTAKGADIYYLKSILHDWDDVASRKILSNIANVMQPHSRLLINEMILADVNESMIRSNMDMLMLFFTNGMERTQTQWNELLATVEPPLELVQVWSATGDQQCVIETCLAE, encoded by the exons ATGGATGACAAGGGAACACTCGCCGAGCTTCAGCAGGTGATTGAGAAATACAACAAAGATGACCCTTCGAGTTGGATGCGACTGGAAGATGCCCTGGAAAAGGTGCGTCGGGAGTTGGTGCCTCCTCAAATATTTACGATGAAACAGCGACTCCAG ACAGTGAACAATGTTTGCATTGTAGTAGCGCTTGAGATGGGCTTGTTCAAGACCCTGGCTGCCAACGTGGGTAAGAGCCTGACTGCCGAGGACTTGTCGAAGACTACTGGGTATAATGTTAGCCTCATTG CTCGAGTGATGCGCGTGATCACCTCCATCGGTTTTGCAAATGAGACTGGATATCAAACTTACACTGCAAATGGTTGTACCTTGGCCCAAAACAACCCCGGAAATATCGGAGGCCTGATTATCTC CAATGACATCGTGTTCCCAGTTGCAAGCCGAATCCGGCAATACCTCCAACAAAACAAACCTGTGGATATCGCCAAGACGCCTCCAGCATACGACTTCGCGATGGGAGAGACCATCTGGCAAACGCTAGCGAAAAACATCGAATGGAAAACTGGCTTCGACGACAATATGACTGCTCGAAACAAAACACTCTCTGTCCCGTGGCATTTGAAATATCCGGTTGGGGAGAGGCTCGCCGCAGGGTCACTGTCTGCAAAGCCAATTATCGTTGATGTCGGTGGTAATCAGGGAGTCGATCTACAGCGCTTTGCTGATACATTCCCTGAATTAGAATGCGAACTGATCTTGCAGGACCTACCTGAGACCATAGCTGGGATTCCAGGACAGCTTGACTCTAGAATCAAGCCAACTGCGCATGACTTTTTCACGGAGCAGACTGCAAAGG GTGCGGATATATACTATCTCAAATCTATTCTGCACGATTGGGACGATGTCGCCTCTCGCAAGATCCTTTCCAACATTGCAAATGTCATGCAACCTCATTCCCGTCTTCTCATCAATGAAATGATCCTTGCCGATGTGAATGAATCAATGATACGGAGCAATATGGACATGCTTATGCTGTTCTTCACTAACGGGATGGAACGCACTCAGACACAATGGAATGAGTTGTTGGCCACGGTGGAACCACCTCTCGAATTGGTCCAGGTTTGGTCGGCTACGGGAGATCAGCAATGTGTCATTGAAACCTGTCTGGCAGAGTAG
- a CDS encoding family 43 glycoside hydrolase, whose amino-acid sequence MLGIKILPVLLFGAIAQSKYIVPGGRWHDTDGNLVSAHAGSIIFDEGTGRFWWFGEYKIEGQEEGGGVSVYSSEDLATWESHGLALEPVKNHTYISPENVIQRPKVVYSEETSQYHMFWHADNSTYGLLLQGFATSDTPAGPYTFVNATAPMGNWSQDYGLFTDYKDGRSYALYSNGDSVEGRDVYITRYNKEVSELEEVVYRFNKFDLEAPTIVQTDNSYYALMSHKTGYRPNNVVAFRADSLEGPWSQPFMVAPLNTRTFNSQSGYTLKIEGSKKTTYLYIGDQWDSNSLWESRYIWLPIEIDDKKKTLELAWHDIYDLDVKTGEWKPIEGKTYYGKDAKTSGDAFKQEANFASHNTILTGIYGNDSTVTFEGIEGTGKPQWVSFYYQNTDDMGFGDQPGGTPDRIGGKWQLRRISSVVVNGNTSNVETLYQRDTHKSIILSTPLKLTLEKGKQNTITIGGLYNGFDYKGADLDRIVVYPPEE is encoded by the exons ATGTTGGGAATTAAGATTCTACCAGTTCTCCTATTCGGCGCAATTGCCCAAAGCAAGTACATCGTGCCCGGGGGCCGTTGGCACGATACAGATGGCAATCTTGTGAGCGCTCATGCGGGAAGTATTATTTTCGATGAGGGCACGGGTCGATTCTGGTGGTTCGGAGAATACAAGATTGAGGGACAGGAGGAGGGCGGAGGTGTGTCGGTGTATAGTTCTGAGGATTTGGCGACGTGGGAGTCGCATGGGTTGGCTTTGG AGCCGGTGAAGAACCATACGTATATTTCTCCAGAGAATGTGATACAGCGACCCAAGGTTGTGTATAGTGAGGAGACTAGTCAGTATCAT ATGTTCTGGCATGCCGATAACTCTACGTATGGATTGCTACTCCAGGGATTTGCGACGTCGGATACCCCCGCCGGTCCCTATACCTTTGTCAATGCGACAGCTCCCATGGGCAATTGGTCGCAGGATTATGGCCTCTTCACGGATTATAAGGATGGGCGATCATATGCGCTTTACTCGAACGGCGATAGCGTGGAGGGTCGCGATGTCTATATTACCCGGTACAATAAGGAAGTCTcagagctggaagaggtgGTCTATCGATTTAATAAGTTCGATCTCGAGGCACCTACCATTGTTCAGACGGACAACAGTTACTACGCGTTGATGAGCCATAAGACTGGATACAGACCTAACA ATGTCGTTGCGTTCCGGGCTGATTCGCTGGAGGGCCCTTGGTCCCAGCCATTCATGGTGGCGCCCCTGAACACGCGCACATTCAACTCTCAGTCTGGATACACTTTGAAGATTGAGGGCTCCAAGAAGACTACATACCTTTACATTGGTGACCAG TGGGACTCAAACTCGCTCTGGGAGAGTCGTTACATCTGGTTACCCATTGAGATTGACGATAAGAAGAAAACGCTAGAGCTGGCTTGGCACGATATCTATGACCTCGATGT CAAAACCGGCGAGTGGAAACCAATCGAAGGAAAGACCTACTATGGAAAAGATGCAAAGACTTCCGGAGATGCGTTCAAGCAAGAGGCC AACTTCGCGAGCCACAACACCATTCTAACCGGCATCTACGGCAACGATAGCACAGTCACATTCGAAGGTATCGAAGGCACGGGCAAGCCGCAGTGGGTATCTTTCTACTACCAGA ACACCGATGACATGGGATTTGGAGACCAAC CTGGTGGAACCCCCGATCGCATCGGAGGCAAATGGCAACTCCGACGCATTAGCAGCGTCGTTGTCAACGGCAACACTTCCAACGTAGAAACGCTCTATCAGCGGGATACCCACAAGAGCATCATCCTCTCCACACCACTGAAACTTACTCTCGAGAAGGGAAAGCAGAACACTATCACGATCGGCGGACTTTACAACGGATTTGACTACAAGGGAGCTGACCTTGACAGAATTGTTGTTTATCCTCCTGAGGAATAG
- a CDS encoding conidial pigment biosynthesis scytalone dehydratase Arp1 has translation MSDPSIPLACQNLLHDWANCLDTKSWDRMPTIFAPRIDVDYSAVGTLKATAVESSVFIDHYSSPAQLGNPDIQSHHFIGACKWARELETHVRVVFQIMAVHRRAPKDGGAAVLATGHGVNTMDFKQVEGEWKIAAIKVGVLFMEGDFEGIFTP, from the coding sequence ATGTCCGACCCTAGTATCCCTCTCGCATGTCAGAACCTCCTCCACGACTGGGCAAACTGCTTAGACACCAAGTCCTGGGATCGTATGCCGACTATCTTCGCGCCCAGAATCGACGTGGATTACTCGGCGGTCGGGACACTAAAGGCTACCGCTGTGGAGTCTTCTGTTTTTATCGACCATTACTCCAGTCCAGCCCAGCTAGGGAACCCCGATATCCAGTCACATCATTTTATCGGTGCCTGCAAATGGGCCCGGGAGCTGGAAACACACGTCAGGGTTGTTTTTCAAATCATGGCGGTTCATCGGAGGGCTCCGAAAGACGGTGGTGCGGCTGTGCTGGCTACAGGTCACGGGGTTAACACCATGGATTTTAAGCAGGTGGAAGGGGAGTGGAAGATCGCAGCGATTAAAGTTGGCGTCCTGTTCATGGAGGGTGATTTCGAGGGCATTTTCACACCTTAA